AGCCGCCTTTTGCGCCGGAGCCGGCGACTCGGTGCGGCGCAAAACGGCCTTGACCCGGCTGACAAGTTCACGCGGGCTGAAAGGCTTGGTCACATAATCGTCGGCCCCCAGTTCCAGGCCGCGCACCCGGTCGTCTTCTTCGCCGAGCGCGGTGAGCATGACCACCGGCACGCTGGAGAACTCGCGCAGGGCGCGCAGAGTCTCGAAGCCGTCCAGTTCGGGCATCATCACGTCGAGAATCACCAGATCGGGCAGGGTGTCGCGCACCTGTTGCAGGGCTTTGAGGCCGTCACCCGCCTCGAAGACGGCGTAACCTTCCAGCTCCAGGTTCATGCGAATGAAACGGATCATCCGCGGCTCGTCGTCAACGACGAGGATGCGGTGAGACTCGCGAGGTTCAGGCATAGTGGCTTTGCCGAGACGTTGCGTTGCAACGTCTCTACTCTCGGACGAACGAGATGACCTTCTCTTCTTCGTCGGTCGGCATGATCTCGATAAAGTTCATGCGGTTGATAGGCCAGATGACGGTGGTGACGTTGGCGACCAGGTTGATCAGGTCTTTGCCGTCACGACGGCGCGGGTTCTTGCCAATGACAATGAGGTCGGTCGGCGACGGCATCTGGTCAATTTCGCAGAGGATCGGGTCTTCGTTGTTGATGTGCAACAACACAGTGATGGCCATGAGCAAACTCCTGACAGGGTGTTATTTTTGGTTTTCCGGATTGAAGTAGACGTTGAACGCCAGCTTGCCGAGTTTGACTTCGTCGCCGTCTTTGAGCATTTGCATTTTGCCCGCGCCGAGCAGGCGGCCATTGACCAGCGTGCCGTTGGTGCTACCCAGGTCAACGATGCTCAGGCCGAATTCGTTGTAGAGCAAGGTGGCGTGGCGGCGGGAGACGCCCATTTGCTGTCCATTGTAAAGGCCCAGGTCAACATCCGGCTCGGCGTCATTCTTGGGATCGGCGCGGCCAAGAAGATACTCAGACTTTCCGGCAAGCTGGATGCGGTCGGCTGAGCCGTGGATGTGAATGGCAACGTGGCCGGCCATGGGGGCCGTGACGCCGGGAAGCAGTTCGGAGCGCAATTTTTGCGTGGTCTCCTTCAGGCTATCCGTAAGGTGAGCCGTCTCATCTTCCGAGCTTTCCCATAGCCTCGCGCCGCAATCACTGCAAAACAGTGTGCCGGGATATTCAGCATGCTTGCAATTGGAGCAGATAATCACGTCTTTGCTTTTGGCGGAGCGATCAGCGCCCGCGTTCCATACTTGATTCGTTTTCGAGCTTCGGCAGAAATTTGCCGGGTCTGGCCCAGGCGATAGGCTTCGGCCAGGGCCACCTTGGCCAGTTCGCCTTCACCGTCGGAGATCAGGCGGGTAGCCAGCATTTCCAACCGGGTGGTGGCTTTCAGCACGTCGCCTTCGTCCACGGCGGCCCAGGCTTTCTCCTGAAGCCGGTATAGAGTAAGTTTATCCAATGCGTTCACAATTGCAAGGGGCGGCGGAGTCACTTCCGCCGAATCAGTCAGCTTCATCTGCAAGTCCAGCATGTAGCGTTCGTCGAGGCGGCCTAAACTTAGCACGTCGCCCAACACGGTCAGGCGGGCCAAATTTTGCAGGCCGCCCTCGCCAACCTGCGCCAAAAATTCCAGCAGAACCGAGACCGGCTCTTCGCGTTGCAGAGAGCCGATTCGCAATGGTTGCAAGTCCAGCGGCACCGGCTGGGCCTGCGGCGACACTTTGAAGGCCGAGCGCAGAGTCACGCCGGGGTCGCACGTCACTTGCAGGCGAAGCCGCTGGGCCAGCGTGCCGCCCATGCCCCGAACCTGCTCGGTGAGCAGGCGGGTGACGACGCTGGGCGAACTAATGTAACGCGACTCGCCGCCGGTGGCCCCGGCCAGTTGGTCCAGAAACGAGTCGTTCCACTCATCCCCAATTCCCAGCCCGCTGACGGTGACCCCGTCACTCTCGGCCAGAGTCGCCAGCAGCAGGCAGTTGTCTTCGTCGCCATAAGTCCGGCCATCGGTCAGCAGAATGAGGTGATTGACCGATTTGGGATTCAGGTTGCGCTGGATTTCGAGCAGGCCGGCCAGCAGGCCTTGCAGGATTTCGGTGCCGCCGCTGGGGTTGATGG
This region of Chloroflexota bacterium genomic DNA includes:
- a CDS encoding response regulator transcription factor; the protein is MPEPRESHRILVVDDEPRMIRFIRMNLELEGYAVFEAGDGLKALQQVRDTLPDLVILDVMMPELDGFETLRALREFSSVPVVMLTALGEEDDRVRGLELGADDYVTKPFSPRELVSRVKAVLRRTESPAPAQKAAIKVDNRLQIDFDRREIFVEGKLVKLRPTEFRLLYHLVSNAGWVVPHDQLLAKVWGYEYRDETHYLRLYINYLRQKLEKDPAHPVYILTERGVGYRFVDLKNDGSK
- a CDS encoding FHA domain-containing protein; the protein is MRSELLPGVTAPMAGHVAIHIHGSADRIQLAGKSEYLLGRADPKNDAEPDVDLGLYNGQQMGVSRRHATLLYNEFGLSIVDLGSTNGTLVNGRLLGAGKMQMLKDGDEVKLGKLAFNVYFNPENQK
- a CDS encoding VWA domain-containing protein, translating into MPDLYASLGVARSATQDEIRQAFRQTARRFHPDTNPDPSASDEFKLVSNAYDILSDPQRRAEYNGLFDAGGMPLFVPQVIPSRNTMGHLKEPQVVYFLVDIRATLWANLPTPPLNVCLVIDRSNSMQGPRLEQVKSAAKQIIEGLNANDTFSVVAFSDRAEVIIPAQQMTNKAAILNKVSSINPSGGTEILQGLLAGLLEIQRNLNPKSVNHLILLTDGRTYGDEDNCLLLATLAESDGVTVSGLGIGDEWNDSFLDQLAGATGGESRYISSPSVVTRLLTEQVRGMGGTLAQRLRLQVTCDPGVTLRSAFKVSPQAQPVPLDLQPLRIGSLQREEPVSVLLEFLAQVGEGGLQNLARLTVLGDVLSLGRLDERYMLDLQMKLTDSAEVTPPPLAIVNALDKLTLYRLQEKAWAAVDEGDVLKATTRLEMLATRLISDGEGELAKVALAEAYRLGQTRQISAEARKRIKYGTRALIAPPKAKT